One region of Parambassis ranga chromosome 21, fParRan2.1, whole genome shotgun sequence genomic DNA includes:
- the LOC114426503 gene encoding cyclic AMP-responsive element-binding protein 1-like yields the protein MKMESAVEVQQGVETAVTETETHQITPAQIATLAQVSMTAGHATATGPTVTLVQLPNGQTVQVHGVIQAAQPSVIQSPQVQAVQISAIAESEDSQESVDSVTDSQKRREILSRRPSYRKILNDLSSDAPAVPRIEEEKAEEDSSAAAATPSITTVTVPTPIYQTSSGQYIAITQGGAIQLASNGTDGVQGLQTLTMTNAAAAAQPGATILQYAQTSDGQQILVPSNQVVVQATSGDVQAYQIRAAPASTIASGVVMASSPALPTQGATEEVTRKREVRLMKNREAARECRRKKKEYVKCLENRVAVLENQNKTLIEELKALKDLYCHKSE from the exons ATGAAGATGGAGTCAGCAGTGGAGGTTCAGCAGGGGGTAGAGACTGCTGTGACTGAGACAGAAACCCATCAGATCACTCCAGCACAGATCGCTACTTTGGCACAG GTATCGATGACAGCAGGACACGCCACAGCAACCGGCCCCACGGTCACGCTGGTACAACTTCCCAACGGTCAGACAGTTCAGGTCCACGGTGTCATCCAGGCTGCACAGCCCTCTGTTATCCAGTCACCACAGGTCCAGGCGGTGCAG ATCTCTGCCATAGCAGAAAGTGAAGATTCACAGGAGTCAGTTGACAGTGTGACTGACTCTCAGAAGCGCAGAGAGATTCTATCCCGGCGCCCCTCATACAG AAAAATCCTGAACGACCTTTCATCCGACGCACCAGCTGTCCCTCGTATCGAGGAGGAAAAGGCTGAGGAAGACTCATCAGCTGCTGCCGCCACGCCCTCCATCACCACCGTCACTGTGCCAACACCCATCTACCAAACCAGCAGCGGCCAATACA TTGCCATCACACAGGGTGGAGCCATTCAGCTGGCCAGTAACGGTACAGATGGAGTCCAAGGCCTTCAGACTCTGACCATGACCaacgcagcagcagccgccCAGCCAGGAGCCACCATCCTACAGTATGCACAGACCAGTGATGGCCAGCAGATCCTGGTTCCCAGCAACCAGGTGGTGGTCCAAG CTACCTCCGGTGATGTCCAGGCCTATCAGATCCGGGCAGCCCCTGCCAGCACCATCGCTTCCGGGGTGGTCATGGCGTCTTCCCCTGCACTGCCCACCCAGGGTGCCACAGAGGAGGTTACCAGAAAACGAGAGGTGCGCCTGATGAAGAACAG AGAGGCAGCCCGTGAATGTcgcaggaagaagaaggagtatGTTAAGTGTCTGGAGAACCGAGTGGCCGTCCTGGAGAACCAAAACAAGACACTAATTGAAGAACTTAAAGCTCTCAAAGACCTTTACTGCCACAAATCTGAGTAG